The DNA window GTGCCCACCGCGCCGGGCCCCGGTCATCGCATCGACCGGTAGCAGCAACTCCGCGGCGAATGCGTCGATCACCCCTTCGCGTTCCGCGCGAGACGTGCTGACTCCAAGGTCACTAGAATATTCGTCGCCTACAACCAGATGGCCCAGCTCATGTGCGACGGTGGCTCGCCGGCTAGCAGGATCGGCTTCCGTGCTCACCACCGCGACGGCCAGATCTCCCTCGACGAGGGACGCGCCATCGCCCGGCAGGTCGGTCACCAGCACCCACTGACCTGTGCGCTCGCAGAGATCCATCACGCTGCCGACCGGCTCACTGCCGAGACCGATCTGCTGTCGTAGCCACCGGGCCGCTTGCCTCGCGTCAGCCTCGGATGCCACCGTACCGGGGTATCGTAGTAGCGGAGCTGTCCGCAACGCGCCGACGGCTACGAGTTGCTGCACGTTACGCAGCCACTCGACCAGGGCGATCTCCATTCGCTCCGAGGATCGTGCGGCCGTCGTGTCGGTCTCTTCGGTCAACATCGCGGCCCGTCGGGACAGCACCGCCGGCCGCGGCTCGATCAGGTACTCCATCGACACCCTGAGCGCACGGGACAGACGTGCCAACTCCACCCCGTCGAGACGCCTGCTGCCCGCCTCAACCTTGGCCAGCATGGTTCGGTCGAGCCCCACGCGGTCGGCGAGATCCTGCTGCGACATGCCCACTGACAGACGCGCCTGTCGCACCTGCTCTCCGATGCGGCGCCAGTCCTGCTGCTCCCCGGCCATGGTGCGATAATCGCACAACTTGAGCACGGAATGGGTCAACGCAAAGTCTGAGATTGCGACCAGGGGCAGGGGCCACACGCGGACAGCCACCACGCCGCCAGTTCGGGTGATGAGCTCAGCGCCCACCGGGGCCCCCGCCTAGCGCTAGGCGGGGGCCCCGGTGAGGGCGTGACCTTCATTTTGAGCTCGCCGGCCTACCAATCGCCTACGGCGGTGTAGCCGTAGTACTCGCCCATGTCGATCCGGATCCAGATGTAGAACCTGGTGCCGTCGGCGACATTGGTGGCGATGTTGCGCCATTGGCCGGCCGGGACGCGGGTCCAGCCGTTGCAGGTTGCGCGTCCGTAGAAGTTGACGCAGGCGTCGAAGGGACCGAAGTCGTCGTTGTCTCCGGTGTTGCGGACCTGGATGTCGCGGCACTGGCTGGTGGTGCGGTAGTAGCTGGGGTACGACGGGTAGCTGAAGACCTCCGGTCCGTTGTACTGCTGGTAATAGTCGGCGGCGCCGAGTTTCGCGCTGTACGGGGCGGTGCGGCAGCCGGCGGCCTGCGCGGGAGCGTTGACGGCGACGAGGCCGGCGGTGACTGTCGTTAGGGTGAGCGTGGCCGCCGCAAGAAGCCGGGTTAGACGTCGCCGTGGCGGTGTGGTGGTGCGTGCGGACATGTGTCCTCCCTGGGTTGGTGACGGGTGGCGTCAGTGGCCGGGGGGACGTCGGCGTGCTGACGTGGTGAGGGTCGGTGGCCGGGCGGCGCCGCGGCTGTGAGGGTGACGCTGTACGGGTCTGGACGTAGGGCTGGGCTGGGCTGGCGGCGGTCGTAGTAGCGGCTCCAGGAAGGGTCCTGGGGAGTCATGGGGTAGGAGTTGAGCCAGCTCCAATCGCCCGTGACGGCACGGCCAGCGGCCTCTTCGTGCTCGACGAAATGGGCGAAGGAGCGGCTTTCCCGGTGGTGGTCGGTGACGGAGATTCCTGCGACGTCGAAGCTGTGAAGTACGGCCTCGTAGAGGGTCAGCAGTGCCTTGTCCGCGCGTAGCCGGTCGCGCTCGGGCAGGCCGAGGCCAGCGACGATGACCGGAAGTTGGTGGTAGCGCTGCCGGTCGGCGAGATTGCGGGTGGCGATCTCGCTGGCCATGAATGTGCCGCTGAACGGGGCAGGGAATCTCAGCCCGCCGAGGTGCAGCGTCATGTTGCTGATCACAGGTATGGCGGGCCAGCGCAGTCCGAGGTCGCCGATCCAGGGGTGGTCGGGGTGGATGATTGGTACTTCCCGGATCCGATCGTGTGCCGAGGGCAGCAGGTGGAGTCGGCCGTCGGCAGTGGCGGCAATCCAGGGCAGGAGGTCGAATCCACTGCGGCGGGTGGGACCAGGCCAGCCGAGGCGGGTGGCCAGTGCGGTCAGGGGGCCGTTGGCGGCGTCGCCGATGGTTCCGACGTCGTCGGTCCAAGCCGCATAACGGGCCAGTTGCGGGCTGACGATGCGCCAAGGCGGCGCGGTTGTGCTGGTGGCGGGTGCGAGAACGGTGAGCACCGGGCGGACATGGCCGCCGCCGGTTGCCTCGTCGAGGTGCCCGGCCAGCGCGCCGCGGAGGCCCTCGAGAGTGATGATGTGGCGGTGGTCGCGGACGGTGAGGCTGGACCACCGGGACCGGCCGATGCAACGGTCGGAGTTGCGCCAGGCCACCTGCGCTCCGAAGTTCAGCTCGTCACGTGTCGGCTGCCAGGTGCCGGTAGCCGCGATGTCGGCGCGCACGGCCCGCCATCGATCAACGAACCCGGTCTCGGCGGTCTCGTCATGTCGCTGTCGGAGAAAGGCATGCGCCTCAAGAAGTAGAAGGTCCACGCCGACATCAGCGGCAGCAATCCGTCCCGCATTGGTCATCGAAAACCTCCGCGAGGGCTGGAACCGGGGTCCTCGAATACGGCGCTGTCGCGGCCGTGTAGGAGGTAAGGGGTGCCCGGTGTGGCACCAGTGCCGCGCTGCCGCGTACCGAGCATCCGAACCGCAAGGCGGTAGTGGGTACGCCGCCACTGGTGCACCGCGCCCGTGAACTGGCGCATCCCGTCGGCGAGGACCGGCGCTTCGGCCAGGACGTTCCGGTCGACCTGCAGGGCAGTGAGGGCGTCGACGACGCTGACCTGCCCGTCGTGGATGCGGGCGCCCACGTCCGGCACAGATCGGTATGCCGGCGAGAGCAGACGCTCCGCCTCGGGGATTCGGCACAGCGATTCGACCAGTTTGTAGGCGCGGGACTGGATCGCGCTGGCGCCGTCGGTATGGATCCGGAAGCGGTGAAAGGCGTCGGGCTGCATGGTCGCCAGCAAGGACCATAAAGGCGCGGTCTCGCGTAGCAGGGTGGCGGCCAGGGTTAGCCGCACCCCCGCCGAGGTCAGTCGGTCGTGTTGCACGGCGCTGATGGCGGCGGTGAGGTCGACGGACAGTAGCCCGAAGGTCACCTCGAATGCTTGCAGGGTGCGGATGAACAGCAACTCGTCGTGAACCGTCGACACCGGCAGCAGGCTCGTGCGCAGCGTCAGCCCCTCGGCGGGGGTGCGGTCGATGCAGACCATCGTGACGAGCCGGCGCGCCAGCGCCACCGGGTCGTCGACGTCTCGGATCGGGACGCTGAGCCGGCGTAGGGCGGCAGCGGCAGCCCGCACAGCGTGGTGCAGCCGTTTACGCGCCAAGAGCGGCGAAGGAGGAAGATCACGCGTTGGCTGGGGTGGACCTTCGAGGGCACGCAGCTCGGCGGCGACAAGATCACTGATTAGTAGGACGTGGAGCCGGTCCCGGCGGGCCAGCAACCGGTCCGCCGGTTCCGTGGCCGTGTCTGGGTCCGGCACGGCCAGTAGGCGCAGGGCCAGGTAGGTGCGGTAGTCGAAGCGGTGGTCTGTTCTGTCAAGCGCAGTGTCCAGGAACGTGGCCAGGAAGTCTGTGGGCCCGGCGTACTCGGGCAGTCGTTCTCGGGTGCGACTGAGCAGCGAGGTCCACTCCTGCGGCACGAAGCGCTTGCCGTGGTGGTGATAGGCGTCGACCACTCGGTCGTAAGGGAAGTGGGCGGCGCGGGGCGTGCCCTGCGCAAGCCAGTGCCGAAGCGGCGCCGGATCCATCATCGCCCTCCGCTCTGGTTACGGTGGTGACGCCGGTAGCTGACGACCGACGCGCACGCTGCGTCGATGTCGTCGTCAGTGGTGTAGGCGTGCGTGGCCAGTCGCAGCACCCGACCACGTGGGGCGGCGAGAATTCCACGGTCACCGAGCCAGGCTGCGATCGCGTCGGCGTCGGGGTCGAACAGGGCCACGTGCGCGCCTTGCGCGTCAGGGTGCGCCGCCGTTCGTAGGACCTCGCCGTGGGCGGACAGTCGTCGGGTGGCTGCGGTGATCAGTTGCTGGGTGTGGCGGCGGACCTGCCAGAGGTCGAGGCCGTTGACCAGGGTCAGGCCGGCGACAGCGGCGTACATCGCCGCTGCGGCTGGGGTGCCGGTCTCGTAGCGGCGGGCGTGCGTGGGAAAGTCCACGACGGTGGCCCGGAAGTCGAAGGGCCGTACGCGGCCGAGCCAGCCGGTCAACGTCGGTGGCGGACCATCCGGATCGCGGACGTAGAGGAATGCCAGTCCGGGGAGTCCCAGGAGGTACTTGCCGGTGCCAGCGACGAGGTAGTCGCAGCGCAGCCCATCGACGGTCAGGGGCATCACGCCGGCCGCCTGGTAGGCGTCGACGAAGACCGTCGCACCCACGCTGTGGGCGGCGTCGGCGATGCGCGCGACATTGAGGTGAACCGCGTCCCGGTAGGTGACCGCGGGAACCGACACCATGCCGATGCGGGGGGTGATCTGCGGCAGGTAGTCGTCCGTCTGCGCGACACCGTCGCAGGAACCGACCCACCGCACCCGGGCCTGCAGCCGGTTCAGCCAGGTGTGCGCGATGCCGGGGAACTCGGCAGTCGAGGCGAGCAACTCTCGGCGGCGCCGCCACCGGCGGCTGCTTGCCACCTGATAGGCCGCGACGCTGGCGTTGGGCAGGATCGCGATCTGGTCGGGGTGGGCGCCGATGAGCTGCGCGAACAATCGCCGAGCCTGGTCGGCCTGCTCTTCGCATGCCCGCCAGAAACCCGGTCGGGCCAGATCATCGAACATCCGGCAGAGAGCTTGCTCGACCTCGATGGTGCGAGGCGCAATGCTGCATGCCGCCAGGTGCGACGCCCCGTCGGCGGTAATTAGCCGCTGGCGCAGCGCTGCGGAGCTGGTCAGGGTTGCCGGCTTCATTGCGGCTGCCGCTGCGGGCAGGAGTCGGCGGGCGCCTGCGTCAGCGTCGACCGTGCTTCCCATAGGGTCGGGAATCGCCGGTGGCTGATCAGGGCGGGCAGGCTGTCGATCGGGGTGTGGCGGGTGCCCAGCACGCCCTGGCCGATGACGCGGGTGGCGATGCTGTAGTGCTCGGTACGCCAGAGCGCGATCCGCTCGTCCAAGTCCACCAGCGCTTCGGCCAGCCGGTACAGCGGATCCCACGCCGCTGCCTGGTACACCTCGACCGTGGTGAGGCGACGCGCGGACAGCAGGCGGCTGAACGCGATGTCCAGTTCCGTCGTGGCCGTGCGCAGTAGCCGCCACCCGGGGGACTCAAATCCCGATCCGGTGCCCAATGCGGGTCTGATCGTCGCGAAGTGCGCGGGCGGCAGGGACCGCAGGATGCGCAGATGTTCGGTGATCAGCCGCAGCGCCTCCGACGCGCGGTCGATGAGCAGCTCCGCCGCGCTGACCTGGCCGGCGCCGAGGTGCGCCAGTGCACGGGACAGGTGAGATCGGGTGAGCTTGAGCCACAGCTCGCTGCTTTGGTGCACGATCTGGAACAGCAGCTCATCCGGGTGGACCCACTGCGCCGGCTCCTTCTGCAACGCCAGCAGCTCATCGGTACGCATGTAGCGGGCGTAATCAGTGGGAGCGGCACCCGGCAGCACCGCGTCCAGCGGTGATACGGACATAGTCGGGCCTCCAATGGTGTTAGTAGGAAAGGATGGCTTCGCTCATGCGCGCAACGCGTCTAGCGCGGATGCCGCGGCAGCAGTCAGCCCGGCGTTCAGGCCTTGCGGTGGATCGGCACCGGGCCGCAGCGGCACCGCGCTCACCGTGAGGTACAGGTTGGCGTCGTAGGTCACGACCGTGACGCCGGTCAACGCATCGGTGTAGGTGTAGGCGGCGGATCCCAAACCCGCTATGTCGACGACTGGGCCGGCGCTTTGCTGCACCTGCCGCAACCCCTCGTACATCACCTGGCCCGAGTCCGTGTCCCCGAGATCGGCGCGCACCGTCACGACCAGACCGTCAGGTGCCCGCCCGAGCGTGATCGAGCAGGCCACATTGGCACGGCCCGTTCCGGCGGGGACGTCCCGCCGGTCATCGTTCGGTGCCACGCGGGCGGCGAGGTCGCGGACGTCCAGGCGAGCGCACAGTGAGCTGACCGACCGGTAGGTTGATCCAGGCCGAGCCTTCGTGGGCTGACCACCGGCGGACGGCGCGACTCCGGGCGCGGATGACGACCTGCCGGGGGTTGAGGATGGCCCACTTCCGTCGGCCCCGGCGCATCCTGTGGCGAGGGCGCCGACCAGGCCGAGAGCCGCCAGCCTTAGCACAAGCGGCCGGCCATTCGGCGCGCTCTGCGGAAGTGACGGTGCTATCTGTTGGTGTGCGATCATGCTCTGAACAGGCATCGTGGCGGCTCCAGGACATGCGCCATCAGCCCATCGCAGATGCTGCGGCCGGGCCGATGAAGTCGGATTGTCTGGCGATGGCGGATGGTGCCGCCAACGACATCTAATCGACCATGGGAGGGCCCGCGCCGTCCAGGATTGCTGCTAGCCCTAGCAGCTTTCTCAGTCTGCGGGCACCCCGGCGACGGAAGGCTGAACTGCTGTAAGAGCTGCTCTGGCTGGCGGCCGGCTTCATGCCGACATGCGCTTCCTCAGCCCAGAGCACGAGGCGGTTCGGTCGCTCTCTTCGATATGTGGCGGGACTGTCCGTTCAGGTCCCGCATCCGGCTGAGTTCCCCCCGCTTTGATGGAGCGGTGGTTACCTGCTGCCGGCTGGCGCAGGGGTGGCGGTAGTTGGCTCGGCTGGCTGCGTCTGGCGGGTGTGCCAGGCGGTCTCGTATTCGTTCGGGCTGAGGTAGCCCAGCTCGCGTTGGATGCGGCGGGTGTTGTACCAGCCGTCGATGTAGGCGAAGATCGCGTTCTCGGCCTCGTCGCGGGTCCGCCATGAGGTGCGGTAGACGAGTTCGATCTTCAGCGTGGACCAGAAGTTCTCCATCAGGGCGTTGTCGTAGGAGTCGCCGACGGAGCCCATCGAGGGCAGGATCCCGTTGTCTTGTAAGCGTTCGGAGAAGCGGAACGACGTGTAGTTCGACCCGCGGTCCGAGTGGTGGATCAACTGGCCGTCGCGGACATCGCGGGACCAGATGCCGTATTCGAGGGCGGCGAGGATCAGGTCGGTGTCGCAGCGGTCAGACGTCTTCCACCCCACGATCCGGCGGGAGAAAACGTCGCGGACGGCGGCGAGCCAGAACACGCCCTCGCCGCACGGGATGCGGGTGGCGTCGGCGACCCAGAGCCGGTTCGGCCCATTGGCGGTGAACTGCCGGTTCACCAGATCCGGCGCCGGCGTGTGCCGCGGGTCCTGCTTCGTGGAGCCGCCGCGCCAGCCTCGACGCAGGAACGCCCCCTGCCAGCCGTGGGCGGCCATCAGCCGCTCTACCCGTTTGCGGCCCACGTAGATGCCGTCGCGGCGTAGCTGCCGGTGGACCCGGTCCGCGCCGTAGGTGCGCCCGGAGGTCTCCCAGATCTCGTGGATGTTGGAGATCAGCCCCAGGTCGACCACGTTCCGGTCACAGGGCAGCTCGGCCTGCTTGACCCACGCGTAGTAGGTCGAGGCGCCGATGTTGAGGACCCGTAGCAGGAGCGCGACCGCGAACTGGTCACGGTGTTCGTGGATGAACCTCATGACCGTCGCCGGGTCGGGTCGAGCTCCGCCGCGAAATACGCGCTCGCAGCCTTCAAGATCTCGTTCGCCCGTCGAAGCTCGGCGTTCTCCTTCACCAGCCGCCGATTCTCCTCCAGCATCTCGCTGGTCGGCCGGTCAGTGCGCTCGCCCGCATCGGCCTCGGCCTGACGGATCCAGTTCCTGAGCGCCTCGTGATGAACACCGAGCTGCTCGGCCAGGCGCCGGATCACGGGCTTCGGGTCCGACTCGCGATACAGGCGCACAGCGCGCTGACGTAGCTCATCGGGGTACTTCTTCGGTGCTGCCACGGACGACTTCCTCCCCCACGGCCATCAGACCATGGTCAAGAAGCTCCATGAAAACGGGGGTGGCTCAGGCGCAAGGCGTCGTTGACTACGACGGGCGCCAAGTTTGACCGCCATCAAGCGGACAAGTTCCGGGCAAGGGAGCGCCGACAGGGAGGCTCATCGAGCCGCCATGGACAGTGGCTTGCGTCGCGCGCACCTCTGGCTCTATGCAGCGGTCCTGCAAGAGCGACGCGCATCAGTAGCCGCAAGTTCCCGATACGCAGATCTATCGATCGCCCGACGACCGAGGGTCAGCCGCCGCACGGCAACGGGATACCTCGAGCTGGCCTCGCGTGCGAAGCGTGGTGGCAGCGGTGACTAGCGGCGGAACGCCACGGCACCGCGCATCGGCGAGGGCATCGATGCGGCTACGAAAGGGTCGGGTGCGCTGAGTTGGGGTCGCCAGCGGTCCAGCGGCACCAGGCCGGGATCGATCATCTCGAAGTCGCTGAACAGCGCCCTGAGCTGGTCGTCTGTGCGGAAGTGAATGTCGGTAGCGGCCTGTGTGCGGAAGACGTCGGTCGCCTGGTGCACGGTCGATTCGCCCCAGCGGTCGGGAACGTCGACGCCTACATGACTGATGACCATGGCGCTGCCCGGTACGAGCCTGTCCCGGATCGGCCCGATGACCGCTTCGATCTGGTCGTCGGGGATCAGCTGCAGCACGGAGCAGTAGAGCGCCACGACCGGCTCGTCGAAGTCGATGATCGACGCGACGTCGCTGTCGTCAAGCGCATCGAGGATGACGTCGGGGCGGGTGAGGTCGGCCTCGATCGCCCGGCAGGTCAGGTTGCCGTCGAGGATCTGGTTCGACGCCACCACCGCGACGGGGTCGATGTCGACGTAGAGAACGCGGATCGCGGGATCGACGGCTTGGGCGATCTCGTGGACGTTGCCCTGGGTGGGGATACCGGAGCCGAGGTCGAGGAACTGCCGCATACCTGCCTGGGCCAGGGTGTGCACGGCGCGGCGCAGGAAAAGTCGGTTGGACAGGGCGAGATTCGCCGCGGCGGGTACCTTGCTCAGGATGTCCAGCGCGGCGCGACGGTCGGCCTCAAAATTCTGGTTGCCGCCGAGAAGGTAGTCATAGATTCGAGCGACGGTGGCTCGGGGATGCTGGGCGTTCGGCGTGTCTGCCTGCTGGTTGGTCACCACTGCTCCCGCCGGCCGGTGAGATCGTCTGTGGTGCGGCAGCTTAGCTGAGTGATGTCCTCTGTGGTGCCCCGGACGGTGCGCAGGCGTTTACACAGCGACAGATGCAGCTACACTCTGACCTTCAATTCGGCGCTGACGACGGTGTCGGGAGGTCGGGATGCTGCTGGCTCGGGCGCGCCTTCGGCGGCGCTTGGCGAGAGCGAGAATCCCCTGTCCGCGCCCGCCGTACACCGTCGACGCCTGGTGTACGGCGATCGGTCTTTCCCGTGGCCGTGAGCTTGTGATTGGCGACGTCGCTCTGGAGCCTGGCCACCCGTCGGGCCTGCTCATCACGGACCGGCCGCAGCGCGACTTCATCCTGGTCGATCGCTCGCTGCCGACGGTGACCCGGACGCAGACGGTGCTGCACGAAGTCGCACACCTTGTCCTCGAACATCCCGGCGACATCCGGCACGACGACATTGATCGGACGATCGAGGCTGAGGCCGAACTCGCCGCGGATCTGCTCTATCAGCAACTTACCGAGGCCGCCGGGCAGGCCGTACCCGACGAGAACGACGGGAAGGACCGCCAGCGTTGGCTACCCCGTGAGACGACGAGCTGGTGGGCCGATCGCCGCTCGGACTGGCACCTGCTGCACCTGTGGATGACGCTGCGTCGCAGTATGCCGGACCTCGACATCATCACCACTAGTACCGCCATCCCGGTGCCTACCGAGATTCGCGGCAGTCGACAGCGTCACCGCACCGTCGTCGAGATACACGAAGCGCTACGAGCACTGCGACCCTGGTGTAGCCCGCAGGTGCACGCCAGCGCGACCGTGCGCTCACGACGCCACCGCCTCGATGTGGCTGCGACGGCCGCCGTAGCCGAGGCGGCAACGATCGCCGTGGCCCTGCGGCACCGGCAGACGGCGATGGCATCACATGCCCCAAGCTCGCCACTGCCACTGCCACTGCCACTGCCACTGCCACTGCCACTGCCAACGCCACGTCACGACCGACACGATGTACGAGCTGAGGCGCGGCACCTGGCCCGCGTGGAAAGAGCGATGCGTGACTCGCCCATCGTCGCTGCAGAGGTCGCGAGGTGGGCGCCGGTAGGCCCCGCCGCGACGGGTGGCTCACGATCGACGCCGCCGTTCGGCGATATTCCTGTTGTCCCACTACCGGCGGGCCTGGCTCCGGCTCGGTCAGCCCGCCCGGTATAGCCGACGCTGTCGAGGCGCCGGGCCGACCGGCTGCGGATTCCACTGTTGCGCGTGCGCGCGAATCTGACTTGGGAACATCTCACCCCCGAACAACTCGCCGCTTCCAAGGGCGCACCCCAGGGCGGCCAGTTCCTGGCGCTGGTCCTGGGTGCTGATGCCCGCAGCGACGGCTACGAGATCGAGGTCCGCCGCGAGGTCCACAGCCGCGCGGATGACTGACCGAGCCGGACGCCATCCCGAGTCGAGCGAGTAGGCAGGATGCAGGCGGAGGAAGCTCCAGTCGACGGCGTTAAGTGCCGCAAGATCTGTGTGTCTGCTGCCGTAGTTGTCCAGGAGCAGACGCACTCCCATCTTGGTCAATTGCTCGGCGGCGCCACGGTCGCCATCGCCCTCGGTGTTCCGGTTGGAGGAGTCACGGGTCGACGTCGCTGGTGGCCTGGTGAGCGCCAGCACCAGATGCGACTCCGGCAGTCCGTAGGTGTGCAGGAGATCTCGCACCGTTGTGGCGAGCTGCATGGTCACGGCCGCGGCGGGCACCGGTACGGCGAGCGCTGCCCCTGGTAGAGCGTCGCGCCATGAGGCTGCTGCGGCCATCGAACGCACCAGTACCTGAGTAGCCAACGCCTGCAAGCCTTCAATATCGTCAATGTGCTGGTACACGTAGTCATCCGCGGCGAGCAGGTCGTTGCGTGAATACAACCAACGGGGAACCGTATGCACCATTGTGATCCTCCCGCTGATGAGATCCACCACAGGCTCGTAGGAGATCGACATCCGGGCCTGGGTCAGCTCGCGGGCCAACGACCATTCACCGACTGTGCCTGACTTGTAGGACACGAGCCTGTCCTCACCCCGACGCAAGGCCCGCCACAGCACCCGCTCGGCGGCATCAAGTACCGCCGGCCCTGGCGCGCCCGACGCCATGCCTGCGCTGGCCCGCAGATCGATACGGCGACCGGCGACGTCAATGCTGTGACGCAGCGTTGCCACCGCCCTGCAGGCCCGCTGATACGCTAGATCATCGGCCAACCCACGTAGGACGAGGGCGAAGGTGGCGTCACCGACGCGAGCCGCGACAGCCGTGCGGTCCGCCGACAGGTGACGCAGCCGATCCGCTACCTGAGCGAGGACCGCTCGCGCCCGTTCCTGCCCCATGGTGTCGGCCAAGAAGTGCAGGTTCTCTACATGCACCGCCAGGATGTGGCACGACACGTCGGGGATGGCAGTGCACCACTGCGACAACCCGAGTCGATTCGGTAGCCCAGTGTCCTTGTCGTGAGTTGCTTCGCGCGCGAGCAAGCCGTAGGCATGGGCTAGGTCGACACTTGACGAGAGCGCCGCGACGAACGCACGCAACGTCGCGCGCTCGCGCACCGACGGCGCGTCTTGCGAACCGCTTAGCCGTAGGCGGACCTCGCCGCGTACGCCCGTCGTTTGGTCGCCGAAATCGTGGTTGAGTACCGCTGGCCAATCTGCGCCGGGCGGAACGGCGTCGGGATCTCCGTCATACTCGATCAGCGCCACATCGCCCCGCAGGACGGCGCGCACCACGCGCCGCTCCCGGGTGATCTCGATATCGGCCGACTGTGCGCCGAACAGCTCCACCGCACCGGCGGCAGCGGTGTGAAGCACTTCGTCGAGGTTCCTCGCGGACAGCGCATCGCTCAAAACGGTCAAGCGCTCCCAGACGCGTCGCTCCTCGCGGATCCGCAGTCGATGACTGACGGCGAAGTACAGGGCCATCATCGTCGAGGGCAAGGCGATGAGGACTCTTGGCTCAACCATGAGGGCGACGGCGATCGTCACAGCGGCAATCACCTCTCCGATGGCGACTGCGAGCCGTGTACGCCAGAGGAATCGCAGGGTCATCACGAGCGGCTGTCCGGTTGACCATGTCACCGCAGCGGCTGTCACCAGCTCTTCGAACAGCAGGGCCACCACTGCTGCGGCGAGGAACGCGACAACCACCCAAGCTGGCTGAAGCTCCCCACTGCTCGACTCGCCGGCCCCCGGCCGGAACCCGACCCTGGACATGACCATCGCCGCTACGGAGGCGGTGACGATGTCCACGCTGGTGTTGTGGATGAGCTTGTGTGCGCCCACCTTTCGCGCGGGCTGCCGCGCGGCACGACCGATCGAGACTCCGACGGCGGTGCAGATCACTACCCAATGCGCGGGTAGCACCGCGACGCACACGATGCACGCCGTCGGGATGAGGGTGATCCTGATCGGCATCCGGGAGGGCAGCGGCATGGGTAGAACCGCGCCCATCGCCATCAACGCCACGCCCGTCAGTGCGTACACCCAGGATGTGGCCGGCGCCGGCTTGTCCAGCTGGGCCACCGCCCAGGCCAGGCAGGCCAGCGCCGCTATAGCGATGGTTCCCGTGAGCAGACCCAGCGCCCACCGTCCACGCTGGATCGAGATCAATTACGCCTCCGTGGGCTCACACCGCCATGTCAACGAAGTCCCACGCTAACCGGCTGTGCCAATTCAGTTCCACTCGACGCCTTTGTGCATGACCTACACCCCCTTCAATGTAGCGACAATTCAAAAGGTATGGCTGCGCATCATCCGCAATCAACACCTAGGAGTCTTTTTGGTCATCCACCGTGGAACCAGGCGGGCTGGCGTCACAATCCGTGCGCTACCTGATGGCAAATCTTAACCCTCGGTGTTGATGTCTCTTGCCATCGGGCATCGCTTGCCCAAGGTGGCAACCGCAAGTGATTGTCGCAAACACGCGGCGTCAGATGCCGCTGGTTCGAGGTTGGCGGCCAGTCGGTGGCTGTATCGGGGCCGGTCGCGGTTTCGTCGGCTCGCCTTCACGATCGAGGGGAGCATGTCACGGCACGATCTTTGCGCGGCGAGCCGGCGAGCGCGTCGTCCGCCAGAACCGCCAAGGT is part of the Micromonospora sp. WMMD980 genome and encodes:
- a CDS encoding SAM-dependent methyltransferase, whose protein sequence is MTNQQADTPNAQHPRATVARIYDYLLGGNQNFEADRRAALDILSKVPAAANLALSNRLFLRRAVHTLAQAGMRQFLDLGSGIPTQGNVHEIAQAVDPAIRVLYVDIDPVAVVASNQILDGNLTCRAIEADLTRPDVILDALDDSDVASIIDFDEPVVALYCSVLQLIPDDQIEAVIGPIRDRLVPGSAMVISHVGVDVPDRWGESTVHQATDVFRTQAATDIHFRTDDQLRALFSDFEMIDPGLVPLDRWRPQLSAPDPFVAASMPSPMRGAVAFRR
- a CDS encoding EAL domain-containing protein produces the protein MISIQRGRWALGLLTGTIAIAALACLAWAVAQLDKPAPATSWVYALTGVALMAMGAVLPMPLPSRMPIRITLIPTACIVCVAVLPAHWVVICTAVGVSIGRAARQPARKVGAHKLIHNTSVDIVTASVAAMVMSRVGFRPGAGESSSGELQPAWVVVAFLAAAVVALLFEELVTAAAVTWSTGQPLVMTLRFLWRTRLAVAIGEVIAAVTIAVALMVEPRVLIALPSTMMALYFAVSHRLRIREERRVWERLTVLSDALSARNLDEVLHTAAAGAVELFGAQSADIEITRERRVVRAVLRGDVALIEYDGDPDAVPPGADWPAVLNHDFGDQTTGVRGEVRLRLSGSQDAPSVRERATLRAFVAALSSSVDLAHAYGLLAREATHDKDTGLPNRLGLSQWCTAIPDVSCHILAVHVENLHFLADTMGQERARAVLAQVADRLRHLSADRTAVAARVGDATFALVLRGLADDLAYQRACRAVATLRHSIDVAGRRIDLRASAGMASGAPGPAVLDAAERVLWRALRRGEDRLVSYKSGTVGEWSLARELTQARMSISYEPVVDLISGRITMVHTVPRWLYSRNDLLAADDYVYQHIDDIEGLQALATQVLVRSMAAAASWRDALPGAALAVPVPAAAVTMQLATTVRDLLHTYGLPESHLVLALTRPPATSTRDSSNRNTEGDGDRGAAEQLTKMGVRLLLDNYGSRHTDLAALNAVDWSFLRLHPAYSLDSGWRPARSVIRAAVDLAADLDLVAVAAGISTQDQRQELAALGCALGSGELFGGEMFPSQIRAHAQQWNPQPVGPAPRQRRLYRAG